CAGGCGTGCGGTGGGTACCCGCGCCAAAATGCGGCCCCACACGCGCAAAGCCGTCGTCGAAAGTTTCGCCAGATTGTTGCACGTGCCGTAGGTCACGTAGCCGTTGCGGATCGCGGGCGTGGGCAGCGTCGCGTAAGCTTCGCTGTTGCGCCGGTCGGGATGGCGGATCATCGGCCGGTAGACGCAAAAAATGTCCGGCAGGCGGTAGAGTTTTTCGGAATAGAGCTTCTCGGAGCCCGGCGGATCTGTCAAAGGATCGCTCAAGCGCCAGCCCATCGATTTGAGGCCCGTCGTGTTCGGATTGCCGAGCCACGTGACCTGAACGGGTGCCGCCTCGCGCGCGAATGCCATCAGCCGGTTGCCGGCCGTGTGGCCCGCAATGTCGAAAAGAATGTCGATGCGGTCGTTGCGGATCATCTCGGCCGTTTCGGCGTCCGGCATGGTCGAGACGTCGCGCCATTGCGCGGTGTGGGAGCGCAACCTTGTGCCCACCGCATCGTCGGCGCCGAATTTGGTCGAATAGGCATAGAGCGGGAAATTCGCCTTGTTGAGATGCGCCCACAGCGGCTCGACAAAATAGCTGCAGGCATGGTCGCGAAAATCGCCGGACACGAAGCCGACGCGCAAAGGCCGTTCGGGGTCGCGATCGTTGGCGAACACGGGCTTGGCCGGGCGCACGGGTGCCTCGAAGCGCTCGGCGAAACGGAAATGCTCGGCCGCAACGTCGGCGGGGCTGTAGGCGTCCGAATACTGGATCGTCACCAGGATGTTCTGGTAGGCAAGCTGGTCGGCGGGCTTGAGCTTGATCACTTCGCGATAGCACGCGACCGCCTCGTCGAGCCGGCCCTGCTGCTTCAGCGCATTGCCGAGATTGAGATGCGCCGACGCGTTCGCGGGCAAGAGCTTGATGGCGGCACGAGCGGCCGCTTCCGCGCGGCCCGGCGTTTCGCCGAGTGCGCCCGCCAGATTGACCCACGCCTCGGGCCGCTTGTTGTCGACCGCAAGGGCAAGCTCGGCGAAGCGCTGCGCATCCGGCCCGCGCTGCAGGGCGATCATCATGCTGCTCAAATTCGACATCGCGACCGGGCTCACGGGGGCGAGCCAAATCGCGCGCAGATTGGCCTCGACCGCCTGCGGATAGCGGCGCAAGGCTTTCAGCGTGACGGCCGCGACCGCGAGCGCATCGGGATAGACCGGCAAGGCGGCAAGGGCCGCGCCGCACGCCGCGTCGGCGCGCGCATATTCGCCCTTCGTGTAGAGGGCAAGGGCCGCATGCACGGTGGCTTCCACGCTCATCGTGCCCTCGGGCGAGGTCACGCTCAGCTTCTTGGCCTTGGCTTCGCATTCGGGATCGGCGACCAGGGCCGTCGCACTCGCGAATTTGGTGCGCAACTGAGCGATCGAATCGTTGAGCACGGCGCGCAGCTCGGGCGTGCGAAGGCCCCGCGCGAACGCGATCGCGCACAGCACATAGGCGGCCCAATCGTCGCTGCGCGCCTGCATGTTGCGTGCAAGCGGCAGCAAAGACGGCGTGTGGCGGCGCTGGATGACCAGTGCCCACATCGCGTCGCTGGCTTCCGTCGTGCCCGAAACGGTCAAAGCGGGGGCAATTTGGGCCGAAATCGCGTCGAGTTCGGCGGGCGAAAACGCCGCGT
Above is a genomic segment from Magnetospirillum sp. containing:
- a CDS encoding tetratricopeptide repeat protein, translated to MSTDFESILHRLESDAAFSPAELDAISAQIAPALTVSGTTEASDAMWALVIQRRHTPSLLPLARNMQARSDDWAAYVLCAIAFARGLRTPELRAVLNDSIAQLRTKFASATALVADPECEAKAKKLSVTSPEGTMSVEATVHAALALYTKGEYARADAACGAALAALPVYPDALAVAAVTLKALRRYPQAVEANLRAIWLAPVSPVAMSNLSSMMIALQRGPDAQRFAELALAVDNKRPEAWVNLAGALGETPGRAEAAARAAIKLLPANASAHLNLGNALKQQGRLDEAVACYREVIKLKPADQLAYQNILVTIQYSDAYSPADVAAEHFRFAERFEAPVRPAKPVFANDRDPERPLRVGFVSGDFRDHACSYFVEPLWAHLNKANFPLYAYSTKFGADDAVGTRLRSHTAQWRDVSTMPDAETAEMIRNDRIDILFDIAGHTAGNRLMAFAREAAPVQVTWLGNPNTTGLKSMGWRLSDPLTDPPGSEKLYSEKLYRLPDIFCVYRPMIRHPDRRNSEAYATLPTPAIRNGYVTYGTCNNLAKLSTTALRVWGRILARVPTARLLIEAKDVEHPQLRKAFLKRAADAGIPVQRLDLVGRDYSKQYLRYHEIDVALDPFPANGGTTTCDVLWMGVPMVTMPGDAFFARMGFSLSTAAGLTDLIAKDEAHYVELAVGLAGSVSALNRRRLGQRAIVEASALMDEQRYASNVEKALRDMWRDWVARKG